One genomic segment of Hevea brasiliensis isolate MT/VB/25A 57/8 chromosome 3, ASM3005281v1, whole genome shotgun sequence includes these proteins:
- the LOC110662541 gene encoding uncharacterized protein LOC110662541 — translation MNKEAEAEYFSKDFEWESLKHEIENNPSYVYHLLPFNQQPQPHEEEEEEEEEEEEESGDSKAWQMFHIRHSSGKFFKERRYLLKEFPELVSCGDFSKVLEVGCGSGSSVVPILRGNKSIIVYACDCSTETLEKAKLIVDATDIVSVQNRFKPFYCDFAFTEFPKWFLCDSCPLIPPPKQQECFSSDDSYCFKEGGCCVGGVDFVTLIFTLSAVPLKRMPIAILECFSVLKPGGMLLFRDYGLYDMTMLRFEADKRVGFREYMRSDGTRSYFFCLDTVRNLFVGAGFIELELEYCCVKSVNRRKEKSMRRVWVHGKFQKPTSRTQDFSC, via the exons ATGAACAAAGAAGCAGAAGCAGAGTACTTCTCCAAGGACTTCGAATGGGAATCTTTAAAACACGAAATAGAGAACAATCCCTCTTATGTATACCATTTACTTCCTTTCAATCAACAACCACAACCacacgaagaagaagaagaagaagaagaagaagaagaagaagaaagcggtGATTCTAAGGCATGGCAAATGTTCCACATCCGCCACTCTTCTGGCAAATTCTTCaag GAGAGAAGGTACTTATTGAAGGAGTTTCCGGAGTTGGTTTCTTGTGGAGACTTCTCTAAGGTCTTGGAGGTTGGCTGTGGTAGTGGAAGTTCTGTAGTTCCAATTCTGCG TGGAAACAAAAGTATCATCGTTTATGCTTGTGATTGTAGCACTGAGACGCTTGAGAAGGCCAAACTGATTGTGGATGCCACTGATATAGTCTCTGTCCAAAACCGTTTTAAGCCTTTCTATTGTGATTTTGCTTTCACTGAGTTTCCCAAGTGGTTTCTTTGTGATTCTTGCCCGCTAATTCCTCCACCAAAACAACAGGAATGCTTCTCCTCAG ATGATTCATATTGCTTCAAAGAAGGTGGCTGTTGCGTTGGCGGGGTTGATTTTGTTACCTTG ATATTCACACTATCAGCAGTGCCACTCAAAAGAATGCCAATAGCCATCTTGGAGTGTTTTTCTGTATTGAAGCCTGGTGGCATGCTCTTATTTAGGGACTATG GGCTTTATGATATGACCATGTTGCGATTTGAGGCAGACAAAAGAGTGGGGTTCCGAGAGTACATGCGATCAGATGGCACTCGATCTTACTTTTTCTGTTTAGATACTGTCAGGAATCTTTTTGTGGGAGCAGGCTTCATTGAG CTTGAGCTCGAGTATTGTTGTGTTAAGTCTGTGAATCGCAGAAAAGAGAAGAGCATGCGAAGGGTTTGGGTCCATGGGAAGTTCCAGAAACCCACAAGTAGAACACAAGATTTCTCTTGTTGA
- the LOC110662539 gene encoding protein EIN4, with translation MLRALAPVLFFLISRLMISVSAIDNEFVNCNCDDDGFWSVHSILECQKVSDFLIAVAYFSIPMELLYFLSCSNFPFKWVLLQFIAFIVLCGLTHLLNGWTYYGPHSFQLMMSLTVAKFLTALVSCATAITLLTLIPLLLKWKVRELFLKQNVLELDQEVGMMKKQKEASLHVRMLTREIRKSLDKHTILYTTLVELSKTLDLHNCAVWMPNQNRTEMNLTHELRPSSKNYHLSIPVCDPDVLEIKDTKGVKILRPDSALGAASGGGSEEAGSVAAIRMPMLRVSNFKGGTPELVDTSYAILVLVIPRMNSRTWSCEEMEIVEVVADQVAVALSHASVLEESQLMREKLSEQNRALQQARKNAMMASQARNSFQKVMSHGMRRPMHSIVGLLSMFQDESMSFEQRIIIDTLVKTSNVLSTLINDVMEISAKDNGRFSLDMRPFRLHSMIKEALCLAKCFCMYKDFGFEIDVQSSLPDLVIGDEQRTFQVILHMVGYLLNVYDGGGTAIFRVFSEGGSEGKNDRMLGMWKPNAPEEYVCIKFDIEIREGTSLLDGSVSTTHSSGRRQNSDEVKEGLSFSICKKLVQMMQGNIWISQNSLGFAQSMTLVLRFQVRPFGRAVFASGTTSEQPNSNSLFRGLRVILADDDDVNRTVTKRLLEKLGCEVTAVSSGFECLSALSSSENSFGVVILDLQMPEIDGFQVAMRIRKFRSRNLPLIIALTASSEDHVWEKCLQMGMNGVIRKPVLLRGIADELRRVLQRAGEGL, from the exons ATGTTAAGAGCATTAGCTCCTGTATTATTCTTTCTCATTTCACGTCTTATGATCTCGGTCTCTGCCATTGACAATGAATTCGTTAATTGTAACTGTGATGATGATGGTTTTTGGAGCGTGCATAGCATTCTGGAGTGTCAGAAGGTTAGCGATTTTTTGATTGCAGTAGCCTACTTTTCAATACCCATGGAGCTTCTTTACTTTCTTAGCTGCTCAAACTTTCCATTTAAATGGGTCCTCCTTCAGTTTATAGCATTTATAGTCCTTTGTGGATTGACACATTTGCTCAATGGATGGACTTATTATGGGCCACACTCATTTCAATTGATGATGTCTCTCACCGTTGCCAAATTCCTTACTGCTTTGGTTTCATGTGCAACTGCAATAACCCTTTTGACTTTGATTCCTCTTCTTCTCAAATGGAAAGTTAGAGAGCTTTTCTTGAAGCAAAATGTGTTGGAATTAGACCAAGAAGTTGGTATGATGAAAAAGCAGAAGGAAGCGAGCTTGCATGTTAGAATGCTAACCCGAGAAATCAGGAAGTCGCTTGATAAGCATACCATATTGTATACAACTTTGGTTGAGCTTTCTAAGACTTTGGATTTACATAATTGTGCTGTATGGATGCCAAATCAGAATAGAACAGAGATGAATCTCACACACGAGTTGAGACCAAGTTCTAAAAATTATCACCTTTCTATTCCTGTCTGTGACCCAGATGTGTTAGAGATAAAAGATACCAAGGGGGTAAAGATCTTGAGGCCAGATTCGGCACTGGGGGCAGCAAGTGGTGGTGGCTCTGAGGAGGCAGGTTCTGTGGCAGCAATTCGGATGCCAATGCTCCGGGTTTCAAATTTCAAAGGAGGCACACCTGAACTAGTTGACACTAGTTATGCTATACTGGTTTTGGTTATTCCAAGGATGAATTCTAGGACTTGGAGCTGTGAGGAAATGGAAATAGTGGAAGTTGTTGCTGATCAGGTGGCTGTGGCTTTATCCCATGCTTCAGTTCTTGAAGAATCTCAGCTAATGAGAGAGAAGCTGAGTGAGCAAAATCGTGCTTTGCAGCAAGCTAGGAAGAATGCTATGATGGCAAGCCAGGCAAGGAACTCATTTCAGAAGGTGATGAGTCATGGAATGAGAAGGCCAATGCACTCAATTGTGGGCCTACTTTCAATGTTCCAAGATGAAAGCATGAGCTTTGAACAGAGAATTATTATTGATACATTGGTGAAAACCAGCAATGTTCTTTCAACTTTGATTAATGATGTCATGGAGATTTCAGCAAAAGATAATGGAAGGTTTTCATTAGATATGAGACCTTTCCGTTTACATTCAATGATCAAGGAAGCTTTGTGCCTTGCTAAGTGTTTTTGTATGTATAAAGACTTTGGTTTTGAAATTGATGTTCAGAGTTCTTTGCCTGATTTAGTGATAGGGGATGAGCAGAGGACTTTTCAAGTGATTCTGCATATGGTTGGATATCTATTGAATGTCTATGATGGAGGTGGAACTGCTATATTTCGGGTTTTCTCAGAGGGTGGTAGTGAGGGCAAGAatgatagaatgttggggatgtgGAAACCAAATGCTCCAGAGGAGTATGTGTGCATCAAGTTTGACATCGAGATTAGGGAGGGAACTTCTTTGTTGGATGGATCAGTCTCAACCACACATTCTTCTGGAAGGAGGCAAAACAGTGATGAAGTTAAGGAAGGCTTGAGCTTCAGTATTTGCAAAAAGCTTGTGCAG ATGATGCAAGGTAATATCTGGATATCTCAGAACTCTCTGGGTTTTGCACAAAGCATGACTCTGGTTCTCAGGTTTCAAGTCCGACCTTTTGGAAGAGCTGTATTTGCCTCTGGAACTACCTCAGAACAACCAAATTCCAATTCTCTGTTCAGAGGCCTTCGGGTTATACTTGCTGATGATGATGATGTAAACAGGACTGTAACCAAGAGGCTACTTGAGAAGCTAGGTTGTGAAGTGACTGCTGTTTCATCCGGGTTTGAATGCCTTAGTGCTCTTAGTTCTTCTGAAAATTCTTTTGGTGTAGTTATTTTGGATCTTCAGATGCCTGAAATAGATGGCTTTCAAGTAGCAATGAGAATCCGAAAGTTCCGAAGTCGTAATTTGCCATTGATTATAGCCTTGACTGCAAGTTCTGAGGATCATGTTTGGGAGAAATGCCTACAGATGGGAatgaatggagtgattcgaaagcCTGTTCTCTTACGAGGGATCGCTGACGAGCTTCGTAGAGTTCTGCAAAGGGCAGGTGAAGGATTGTGA
- the LOC110662540 gene encoding AT-hook motif nuclear-localized protein 14, whose amino-acid sequence MEPNDSQHHHLSSYFTTTTPTTTTPSPTNGLLPPPPNSTTDSGGGPHMVYPLSVGPSSAAVTTAPAEPARRKRGRPRKYGTPEQALAAKKTASSSNSVHKEKREGASSSSPSYSGSSRKSQQLFALGNAGQGFTPHVITVAAGEDVAQKLMMFMQQSRREMCILSASGSISNASLRQPATSGGNITYEGRFDIISLSGSYVHTDIGGRTGGLSVCLSNTDGQIIGGGVGGPLTAGGPVQVIVGTFLLDNKKDVNTGVKVDASASKLPAAVGGASMSNIGFRSPVDSSSGRNPIRGNDDPPAMGGNPFMIHPRGMHVAPLRSTDWRSGPDTRVNSGYDLTGRLGHGAHQSPENGDYEQLPD is encoded by the exons ATGGAACCCAACGATAGCCAGCACCACCACCTCAGCTCCTACTTCACCACCACCACTCCCACCACCACTACCCCCTCGCCGACCAATGGCCTTCTGCCACCGCCTCCCAATTCCACTACCGATAGTGGTGGGGGGCCCCATATGGTCTACCCTCTCTCCGTGGGTCCATCTTCGGCCGCAGTCACCACTGCACCAGCGGAGCCCGCCAGGAGGAAGCGAGGTCGGCCGAGGAAGTACGGGACGCCAGAGCAAGCTCTGGCAGCAAAGAAAACCGCGTCTTCTTCGAATTCTGTTCACAAGGAGAAGAGGGAAGGCGCTTCTTCGTCGTCTCCTTCTTACTCGGGTTCCTCCAGGAAATCTCAACAGTTGTTTGCTCTTG GCAATGCTGGGCAGGGTTTTACTCCACATGTTATAACTGTAGCTGCTGGTGAG GATGTAGCTCAGAAACTTATGATGTTCATGCAACAAAGTAGGCGTGAGATGTGTATTTTGTCTGCATCTGGTTCAATCTCAAATGCATCCCTCCGCCAGCCAGCGACTTCTGGAGGCAACATTACATATGAG GGTCGATTTGATATCATTTCTCTGTCTGGATCATATGTGCACACTGATATTGGAGGGAGAACAGGTGGGCTCAGCGTATGCCTTTCTAATACAGATGGTCAGATCATTGGAGGAGGAGTTGGTGGACCCCTAACTGCTGGTGGCCCTGTTCAG GTCATTGTTGGTACATTTCTGCTTGACAACAAGAAGGATGTTAACACTGGCGTGAAAGTTGATGCTTCTGCCAGCAAGTTGCCTGCAGCAGTTGGAGGGGCGTCGATGTCAAACATTGGCTTCCGTTCTCCAGTTGATTCATCTTCTGGGAGGAATCCAATCAGGGGAAATGATGATCCTCCAGCTATGGGAGGAAATCCTTTTATGATTCATCCTCGGGGTATGCATGTGGCACCTTTGAGGTCCACAGATTGGAGGAGTGGTCCGGATACTAGAGTCAATTCCGGTTATGATTTGACAG GAAGATTAGGCCATGGAGCGCACCAATCTCCTGAAAATGGGGACTATGAACAACTTCCAGACTAG
- the LOC110662542 gene encoding uncharacterized protein LOC110662542, translating to MMRYKEEKEAKKEAFRKYLESSGVLDSLTKVLVALYEQNEKPSSALEFIQQKLGGPSLSEYEKLQAEMSDLQIKYNDLLSAHQETCKELEELKNLHSFTSTEEMTNGEAPKDVTQN from the exons ATGATGCGATACAAAGAG GAAAAAGAGGCAAAGAAGGAAGCTTTCAGGAAGTATCTTGAATCTAGTGGAGTTCTTGATTCTCTCACCAAAG TTCTGGTTGCATTGTATGAGCAAAATGAGAAACCTTCCTCTGCCCTTGA ATTTATTCAACAAAAACTAGGCGGCCCAAGTTTGTCCGAGTATGAAAAGCTGCAAGCTGAAATGTCTGATTTGCAAATAAAGTATAATGATCTTTTGTCAGCACACCAGGAAACTTGCAAAGAG TTGGAGGAACTTAAGAACTTGCATAGTTTCACGTCTACTGAAGAAATGACCAATGGGGAGGCACCAAAAGACGTAACTCAGAACTGA